From Rhodococcus sp. B7740, one genomic window encodes:
- a CDS encoding DUF6764 family protein, whose protein sequence is MFSVSLPRLASPTSSSARTSSRFSSRIARTAAIFALGSGLTVAALSGTATASAAPVNCVSPPSANDIQVDDTASCGATSNGTGRATAGAADSGTAVSVNDGPGATTTYANGYGVALGASKNAGTAYALALGGGIAHSWADAGQTTLAVAGWGSGATSEAQGVDCVGPLSLALNLTSGQFCVLGS, encoded by the coding sequence CCTCCGCGCGCACATCCAGTCGGTTCTCCAGTCGAATTGCCCGCACCGCAGCAATATTCGCCCTGGGCTCGGGATTGACGGTCGCCGCCCTGTCGGGCACGGCCACTGCGTCGGCAGCCCCCGTCAACTGCGTGTCTCCGCCTTCGGCCAACGACATCCAGGTCGACGACACCGCGAGCTGCGGAGCGACCTCGAACGGCACCGGACGGGCCACCGCAGGTGCTGCCGACAGTGGCACCGCAGTCAGCGTCAACGACGGCCCCGGCGCGACGACCACGTACGCCAACGGATACGGCGTCGCCCTCGGAGCGAGCAAGAATGCGGGCACTGCCTACGCACTGGCACTCGGTGGCGGAATCGCGCACTCGTGGGCCGATGCCGGGCAGACGACCCTCGCAGTCGCCGGGTGGGGATCCGGTGCCACGTCCGAGGCTCAGGGCGTCGATTGCGTCGGCCCTCTGTCGCTGGCACTGAACCTCACGAGCGGTCAGTTCTGCGTTCTCGGTAGCTGA
- a CDS encoding SDR family oxidoreductase: protein MTQRVAGKSVLITGASRGIGAETAVQLGAAGAMVAVNYREKKRRADGVVRAIEKSGGRALAIGADVTDSAAIDAMLASVAAEFGALDVLVLNASGGLELGADPGYAMSINRDAQLAMARAAAERMEPGSRIVFLTSHQAHFHGRKPVPVEYEPIAESKRAGEDALRGMIPEFDSRGIELVVVSGDMIEGTIVVTLLERRNPDAVAARTAQGALPTVAEFAAAVVDASIMPIEKSGHTVYVGGADYLEQ from the coding sequence ATGACGCAGCGTGTGGCAGGGAAATCGGTGCTGATCACCGGTGCGTCTCGTGGCATCGGAGCGGAGACCGCGGTTCAGTTGGGTGCGGCGGGGGCGATGGTTGCCGTGAACTATCGAGAGAAGAAGCGCCGAGCCGACGGTGTGGTGCGAGCGATCGAGAAGAGCGGGGGCCGAGCGCTGGCTATCGGAGCCGACGTGACCGACTCGGCGGCAATCGATGCGATGCTCGCGTCGGTTGCTGCCGAATTCGGCGCTCTCGACGTACTGGTGCTCAACGCGTCCGGTGGGCTCGAGCTCGGTGCCGATCCCGGTTACGCGATGAGTATCAACCGCGATGCTCAGCTGGCGATGGCTCGCGCCGCAGCCGAACGCATGGAACCCGGCTCACGCATCGTCTTTCTCACCAGTCATCAGGCGCATTTTCACGGCAGGAAGCCGGTCCCCGTGGAGTACGAGCCCATTGCCGAGAGCAAGCGAGCAGGCGAGGACGCTCTACGTGGGATGATTCCCGAATTCGATTCTCGTGGCATCGAATTGGTTGTGGTGTCCGGCGACATGATCGAAGGCACCATCGTGGTGACTCTCCTGGAGCGCCGAAACCCTGATGCAGTGGCCGCTCGCACCGCACAGGGTGCGCTTCCCACGGTTGCCGAATTCGCGGCGGCTGTGGTGGACGCTTCCATCATGCCGATCGAGAAGTCCGGTCACACCGTGTATGTCGGCGGAGCCGATTACCTCGAGCAGTGA
- a CDS encoding winged helix-turn-helix transcriptional regulator, translating into MEMASESRRSMTAVLDLLGQRWNMRILWELRGGPLGFLELRRRTDDISSSVLATRLRTLVDARVLLKDSDGSYRLTELGDELGPALEPLWLWAQRWNEGRHTDDHRP; encoded by the coding sequence ATGGAAATGGCAAGCGAATCCCGCCGATCGATGACGGCCGTCCTCGACCTCCTGGGGCAGCGGTGGAACATGCGCATTCTGTGGGAACTACGTGGCGGCCCACTCGGGTTCCTCGAACTACGACGACGCACCGACGACATCTCGTCCAGCGTTCTCGCCACCCGACTGCGCACGCTCGTCGATGCGCGAGTGCTGCTCAAGGACTCGGACGGGTCCTATCGCCTGACCGAACTCGGCGACGAGTTGGGGCCGGCACTCGAACCTCTCTGGCTGTGGGCGCAGCGCTGGAACGAGGGCAGACACACCGACGATCACCGCCCCTGA
- a CDS encoding methyl-accepting chemotaxis protein, protein MSNSRARARPRALSLHGRIRVLTMSVAALAVAVSALAIYLVAEQALRSQIVDRVERNSDALIASAASGVPAGLFGFGIEDTEGTAVKAALVTPDGTLVTSTTGTEPFTNSDGVLDDAEKSVVDGTVEQSLREVRGYYLSAARTGSGGTIMVAESLNEASPLLAKLTLALVIVGAFLVALAGVAGAAVARTGLRPVRRLRAGTERVARTGDFEPIDVNGDDELASLANSFNEMLASLSRSRARQGQLIVDAGAELMEPLTALRTNIDLLMSLDGPDAPSMSEDQQDRLRVEVIAQMDVIIGLVHDLVDHAREPAPTPQ, encoded by the coding sequence ATGAGCAATTCACGTGCAAGAGCTCGCCCCCGGGCACTGTCGTTGCACGGCCGCATCAGAGTATTGACGATGAGCGTGGCAGCACTGGCAGTCGCAGTGAGTGCTCTCGCGATCTATCTCGTCGCAGAACAGGCCCTCCGCTCACAGATCGTGGACCGCGTCGAACGCAACAGCGACGCTCTCATTGCCAGCGCCGCATCCGGCGTTCCGGCAGGTCTCTTCGGCTTCGGTATAGAAGACACCGAAGGCACCGCGGTGAAGGCAGCGCTGGTGACGCCCGACGGCACGTTGGTGACGTCGACGACTGGCACCGAGCCCTTCACCAATTCCGACGGAGTTCTGGACGACGCGGAGAAATCTGTCGTGGACGGCACCGTCGAGCAATCGCTGCGCGAGGTACGAGGCTACTACCTGTCGGCAGCACGCACCGGCTCCGGCGGAACGATCATGGTGGCCGAATCGCTCAATGAAGCGTCACCCTTGCTGGCCAAACTCACACTCGCACTCGTCATCGTCGGAGCATTTCTCGTCGCGCTTGCCGGCGTCGCCGGTGCAGCCGTGGCCCGTACCGGACTCAGGCCGGTACGCCGACTTCGCGCGGGCACCGAACGTGTGGCCAGGACCGGGGACTTCGAGCCCATCGATGTCAACGGTGACGACGAACTGGCTTCACTGGCCAACAGCTTCAACGAGATGTTGGCGTCCCTGTCTCGTTCGCGAGCACGACAGGGGCAACTGATCGTCGACGCAGGAGCGGAACTGATGGAGCCCCTGACGGCACTGCGTACGAACATCGACCTACTGATGTCGCTCGACGGGCCCGACGCACCGTCGATGTCCGAAGACCAGCAGGACCGACTGCGCGTCGAGGTCATCGCTCAGATGGACGTCATCATCGGATTGGTACACGATCTCGTCGATCACGCCAGGGAGCCCGCGCCGACACCCCAGTGA
- a CDS encoding SDR family oxidoreductase, translated as MSRTAHTSLHDLAGKVAVVTGASDGIGTVIATQLARSGAEVVMPVRSATKGKRAAESIRAAVPGAKVATRALDLSSLESVSALVNDFSSDGRAIDILVNNAGVMQPPARQVTQDGFELQFGTNHLGHFALTLGLLPLLRKGDARVTHQTSIAARSATINWDDLNWERSYDVMKAYGQSKLAVALFARELEARSRAGGWGITSNIAHPGVSPTNLLAAQPELGRPKDSAGRRLIGVLARVGIAGTVDSAARPGLVAAAGGDAGGDQFYGPKRVIGGPPTEVGMWKPMRSMDDARRLWEVSEQLTGVRLSS; from the coding sequence ATGAGCCGAACAGCACACACATCCCTTCACGATCTCGCGGGCAAGGTGGCCGTCGTCACGGGAGCGAGCGACGGGATCGGAACGGTCATCGCCACGCAGCTCGCCCGCTCCGGTGCCGAGGTCGTGATGCCGGTGCGCTCGGCCACCAAGGGGAAGCGGGCCGCCGAATCGATCCGAGCCGCCGTGCCGGGAGCGAAGGTCGCCACTCGGGCGCTGGATCTGTCGTCGTTGGAATCCGTTTCCGCTCTGGTGAACGATTTCTCATCCGATGGACGAGCGATCGACATACTCGTCAACAACGCCGGTGTCATGCAGCCACCTGCACGCCAGGTCACCCAGGATGGTTTCGAGCTGCAGTTCGGCACCAATCACCTCGGCCACTTCGCGCTCACCCTCGGTCTGTTGCCGCTGCTGCGCAAAGGTGATGCGAGAGTCACCCATCAGACGAGCATTGCGGCACGGTCGGCGACCATCAATTGGGACGATCTCAACTGGGAGCGTTCCTACGACGTCATGAAGGCCTACGGTCAATCGAAGCTCGCGGTGGCTCTGTTCGCACGCGAACTCGAGGCGCGCAGCAGGGCCGGCGGCTGGGGAATCACCAGCAACATCGCTCACCCCGGAGTTTCGCCGACCAATCTGCTTGCGGCACAACCGGAATTGGGGCGCCCGAAAGATTCGGCAGGACGACGATTGATCGGCGTTCTTGCCCGCGTCGGCATCGCGGGCACGGTGGACAGTGCAGCACGGCCGGGATTGGTCGCAGCCGCAGGTGGAGACGCGGGTGGGGATCAGTTCTACGGCCCGAAACGAGTCATCGGCGGGCCACCGACCGAGGTCGGCATGTGGAAGCCGATGCGCAGCATGGACGATGCACGCCGACTCTGGGAGGTGTCCGAACAGCTCACCGGGGTGCGGCTCTCGTCCTGA
- a CDS encoding helix-turn-helix transcriptional regulator, translating into MIDRSELAVFLRQRRESLQPEDVGLPRGQRRRTQGLRREEVAELCHMSTDYYARLERATGPAPSAQMIASIAQGLHLSLGERDHVFRLAGHNPPARGSSSEHVSPGMLRILDRLNDTPAEIVSEIGETLRQTPLGAALTGDASLRTGPNRSLGYRWFTDPEARQSYPPEERAVLSRVYASGLREIVTLRGPDSRAAHLSAELLEVSEEFRTLWAKREVGVHPPESKRFLHPTVGLLQLNCQTLLDPEQAHRLLVYTAVPGSESYAKLELLAVVGTQVLS; encoded by the coding sequence GTGATCGATCGATCGGAATTGGCAGTGTTTCTCCGGCAGCGGCGCGAATCTCTGCAACCCGAGGACGTCGGGCTGCCGCGAGGGCAGCGCAGACGGACCCAGGGCCTACGCCGCGAAGAGGTGGCCGAGCTGTGCCACATGTCGACCGACTACTACGCACGACTCGAACGTGCTACCGGACCCGCTCCGTCGGCGCAGATGATCGCCTCGATCGCGCAGGGACTGCATCTGTCGCTCGGTGAGCGTGATCACGTGTTTCGATTGGCCGGGCACAATCCTCCTGCCCGCGGTTCGTCGAGCGAGCACGTCAGCCCGGGAATGCTCCGAATTCTGGACCGCCTGAACGACACGCCCGCCGAGATCGTGTCCGAAATCGGAGAGACGCTGCGTCAGACGCCGCTGGGTGCGGCACTGACAGGTGATGCGTCGCTGCGCACCGGGCCGAACCGGAGCCTGGGATACCGATGGTTCACCGACCCCGAGGCCCGGCAGTCGTACCCGCCCGAAGAGCGTGCGGTGCTGTCTCGGGTGTACGCGTCGGGGCTGCGCGAGATCGTCACTCTTCGCGGACCCGACTCGAGAGCTGCGCACCTGTCCGCAGAATTGCTCGAGGTCAGCGAGGAGTTTCGAACCCTGTGGGCGAAGCGCGAAGTGGGAGTGCACCCACCCGAGTCGAAGCGGTTTCTGCACCCGACGGTCGGCCTGCTGCAACTGAACTGCCAGACACTGCTGGACCCCGAGCAGGCGCATCGACTGCTGGTGTACACGGCAGTGCCCGGCAGCGAGAGCTACGCCAAGTTGGAACTGCTCGCGGTGGTGGGAACTCAGGTGCTGTCCTGA
- a CDS encoding SDR family NAD(P)-dependent oxidoreductase → MSAPLTIVTGGSRGIGAAVSRRLVADGHDVVIGYRSDATAAEGLAAELSASGRTVIAVRADTTDEQAVIDLFGAAGEIGAVTGLVNNAGSARAVGLLVDNDIETIRADLDVNLVGVLTCCKYAIAAMVESGGSIVNISSAAATLGSPGMYVHYAAAKGAVDTLTVGLAKEVAAQNIRVNAVAPGIIETDFHRDRQRPQKIASSIPLGRPGAPDEIAGAVSWLLSDDARYATGTVVRVAGGM, encoded by the coding sequence ATGAGCGCTCCCCTGACCATCGTCACCGGTGGAAGTCGCGGAATCGGTGCCGCCGTATCCCGACGGCTGGTGGCCGACGGGCACGATGTGGTGATCGGCTATCGCTCCGACGCCACCGCCGCGGAAGGGTTGGCCGCCGAGCTGTCGGCATCCGGCCGAACCGTGATCGCCGTACGCGCCGACACCACCGACGAGCAGGCGGTGATCGATCTGTTCGGCGCCGCCGGCGAGATCGGAGCTGTCACCGGTCTGGTCAACAACGCCGGTTCGGCACGCGCAGTCGGGCTGCTGGTCGACAACGACATCGAGACCATCAGAGCAGACCTCGACGTCAACCTGGTCGGTGTGCTCACCTGCTGCAAGTACGCGATCGCGGCGATGGTCGAATCGGGTGGCTCGATCGTCAACATCTCCTCAGCTGCCGCGACGCTGGGCAGCCCCGGCATGTACGTCCACTACGCGGCGGCCAAGGGCGCCGTCGACACGCTGACAGTCGGTCTGGCGAAAGAAGTTGCTGCGCAGAACATTCGCGTCAACGCGGTGGCACCGGGCATCATCGAGACCGACTTCCATCGCGATCGACAGCGGCCACAGAAGATAGCGTCGAGCATTCCCCTCGGCCGCCCCGGTGCGCCGGACGAGATCGCCGGAGCCGTGTCCTGGTTGCTCTCCGATGATGCGCGATACGCGACCGGAACCGTCGTCAGGGTGGCCGGCGGAATGTGA
- a CDS encoding metallophosphoesterase family protein, producing the protein MKLLLIADTHLPKRARDLPDEVWAAVDDADVVIHAGDWVDLASFEELSRRSRRLVACWGNNDGDELRALMPERADVVLGGVRFTVIHETGAATGRERRMAAAYPETDVLVFGHSHIPWDTFADNGLRLLNPGSPTDRRRQPYCTYMTATAEDGALSNVELHRIAPR; encoded by the coding sequence GCTGATCGCCGACACTCATCTCCCGAAACGTGCACGCGACCTGCCCGACGAGGTGTGGGCGGCCGTCGACGACGCGGATGTCGTGATCCATGCCGGTGATTGGGTGGACCTCGCATCGTTCGAGGAACTGTCACGGCGGTCGCGTCGTCTGGTCGCGTGCTGGGGGAACAACGACGGTGACGAGTTGCGCGCGCTGATGCCCGAACGCGCCGACGTCGTGCTCGGCGGGGTTCGGTTCACCGTGATCCACGAGACCGGAGCTGCGACGGGACGTGAACGACGCATGGCCGCGGCGTACCCGGAGACGGACGTGCTCGTGTTCGGGCACAGTCACATCCCGTGGGACACGTTCGCGGACAACGGTCTTCGGCTGCTCAACCCCGGTTCACCGACGGATCGGCGCCGCCAACCGTACTGTACGTACATGACCGCCACAGCCGAGGACGGTGCGCTGTCGAACGTGGAGCTGCATCGCATCGCCCCTCGGTAG